One window of Pseudomonadota bacterium genomic DNA carries:
- a CDS encoding FAD:protein FMN transferase, whose product MISTSKISKRARPLLGTIVEIGVQDLPEEIAQQLISDAFAQIERIQCSMSRFDDRSEVTKVNGLSVNAQLVVSSDLWAVLDLAQDISRRSEGVFSICRDGEPKGDLLRLLDDGRVLRLRAGLIDLGGIAKGYAVDKAIECLKGRAAESAYVNAGGDIRTFGSPYPILVRHPLRPHESVASLDLVNAAFATSAAYQQHAAYNQSGIIVDPRSKKSVPAGTSASVMASTCVVADALTKCMLMMREESELLLSQFNARGFLVQGERVTSYSKTMDVMPNVAH is encoded by the coding sequence ATGATCTCTACCTCAAAAATCAGTAAACGAGCGCGGCCGCTTCTTGGCACCATCGTTGAGATTGGAGTTCAAGACCTTCCTGAAGAAATAGCGCAACAACTCATTTCTGATGCATTTGCTCAGATTGAACGCATTCAGTGCTCGATGAGTCGATTTGATGATCGCAGTGAGGTGACTAAAGTCAATGGTCTCAGCGTTAACGCTCAACTGGTGGTTTCCTCAGATTTGTGGGCGGTGCTCGACTTGGCCCAAGACATTTCAAGACGCAGCGAAGGTGTATTCAGCATCTGTAGAGACGGTGAGCCCAAGGGTGATTTGTTGCGTCTTTTGGATGATGGTAGAGTGCTTCGCTTGAGGGCTGGATTAATTGATCTAGGTGGAATTGCCAAAGGTTATGCAGTGGATAAGGCGATTGAATGTTTGAAGGGGCGGGCTGCTGAATCGGCTTATGTGAATGCCGGCGGTGATATCAGGACATTCGGTTCGCCATACCCAATTCTCGTTCGACATCCGTTAAGACCTCATGAGTCGGTGGCATCGTTGGATTTGGTTAATGCCGCGTTTGCAACAAGTGCTGCGTACCAACAGCATGCTGCATATAATCAGTCGGGCATAATAGTTGACCCTAGAAGCAAAAAATCTGTTCCGGCAGGTACTTCGGCATCAGTGATGGCATCGACTTGTGTGGTGGCCGATGCACTTACAAAATGTATGCTGATGATGAGAGAGGAGAGTGAGTTGTTACTCAGTCAATTTAATGCTCGTGGTTTTTTGGTGCAAGGGGAGCGCGTAACGAGCTATTCAAAAACGATGGACGTGATGCCAAATGTTGCGCATTAA